One part of the Panthera leo isolate Ple1 chromosome D4, P.leo_Ple1_pat1.1, whole genome shotgun sequence genome encodes these proteins:
- the LCN10 gene encoding epididymal-specific lipocalin-10, with protein MGPGRLVPTLVLALVLAMGSRPQEQPPREAHSLNWNKFSGFWYILAVASDGQGFLPGRHRRKLGASTVKVHKVGQLKVVLAFSRSQGCQAYTLILRKDGKKAVFRNTRAYDSLGPGEGGLGVKGVEGFHVLSTDYSFGVVYLRLGRAGRTAKMLLFLSRRNTSSFPSMKRFVDICETLELADGVTVLPKDASCAHTILP; from the exons ATGGGACCGGGGAGGCTGGTGCCCACGCTGGTCCTGGCGCTTGTGCTGGCCATGGGGTCCCGGCCACAGGAACAGCCGCCCAGGGAGGCCCACAGCCTCAACTGGAACAAG TTTTCAGGGTTCTGGTACATTCTGGCTGTTGCCTCCGATGGCCAGGGGTTCTTGCCTGGCAGACACAGGAGGAAGCTGGGGGCATCCACGGTAAAGGTTCACAAAGTGGGCCAGCTGAAGGTGGTCCTGGCCTTTAGCCG GTCACAGGGGTGCCAGGCATACACGTTAATTCTTCGGAAAGATGGGAAGAAGGCGGTGTTCAGGAACACACGTGCGTATGATAGCCTGGGGCCgggagagggaggcctggg AGTGAAGGGGGTGGAAGGTTTCCACGTGCTGTCCACGGACTACAGCTTCGGCGTGGTCTACCTGCGCCTGGGCCGCGCCGGCCGGACCGCCAAGATGCTACTGTTCTTAA GCAGACGGAACACTTCCAGCTTCCCGAGCATGAAAAGATTCGTAGACATATGTGAGACTTTGGAGCTCGCCGATGGTGTGACCGTTCTTCCGAAAGACG CCTCCTGTGCGCACACCATCCTGCCCTGA